The Saliniradius amylolyticus DNA segment AGGGGGTAAAGGTCCCTGGCATCTGATTAAACGGCACGGCGTCGTCGAACGAATGCAAGTAGTGACGCACCTTGCCACTACCAGTAGCTCCGTATTCATTAAACAGGCTCTCAAGCAGCTCAAAGTCGTTGGCATGAGGCCCAAAATAGCTGATGTGGCGACCCTGCTCCTGGGCTTTGCGGATTTCCACTTCCATTTCCGGTCGGGTAAAACGGTGAAAACTGTCACCTTCCACGTAGGCGGCATCGACACTCAGATTGCGAAATATATGCCGGATGGCGTTGGTGGTGGTGGTGGTCCCGGCGCCGGATGAACCTGTTATTGCGATAATCGGGTGCTTGACAGACATACTGGCCCCATTCGTTAGATGAACGCTATTTATAAGCAAGGGCAAGGGTAGGGTCAAGGAAAGCCATAAGGGGCAGGACTCAAAAAGACGGATTTCGTGGTAGGCTTAGTGGATGGAACCGCAATGCAGGGGCATTATGGAGCTGAGTCTGTTTAACCAGGTTTTTCTGGCCGCTTTTTATACGTTGGTGGCCTTGTTTTACACTTTGAGAATCAAGTTGTCCCGACCTCAGGCCCCGTCCTGTGATTTTGTGCACATGGGCAGTCTTGGTAGCCTGCATTGGTGGAACCACCTGACCTTCCGGGTATTTCGTCTTCTGATTTGGGCCGTGTGCGTGCTGCGGCTGCTTTGGCCGGAACTGGATGCCTATTTGTTGTTTGTGCCTCTGGCGGAACTCCCCATTGTGGTGAGTATGGGCATGGGGCTTTTGGTGGTTGGTTTTGCTTTGGCGATTTGGGGAAATCTGACGCTGGATGGTTTATGGCGTTCGGGGGTGGATGAAAGCGCCTCCGCAGGCATAGTTACTCACTCTCTGTACCGTTATTCCCGTAACCCGATCTTTATTGGCGTGCTCACAGGGCAACTGGGCTTCTTTATGGCTCTGCCGGGCTGGTTCTCGCTGCTGTGCATGCTGGTAGGCTGGGCAGCGATAGTGATTCAGGTGCGACTGGAAGAGGTCCATCTGGAGGCTAAGTATCCTTGTGAATTTAAAGCCTATTGCCGACAGACGGCGCGCTGGTTCGGTCGCCGTATTGCGTCGGACTGAATTCGGTCTGACACTTGAAATATACCGGGGTGCCCCCACTGATGGTCTATTCCCAAAAAGACGTTCGCGTCCAACCAAAGGATAGATTGTGACCACAATAGTATCTGTCAGACGAGACAATCAGGTAGTGATCGCTGGCGACGGCCAGGTATCGCTGGGTAACACGGTTATGAAGGGCAATGCCCGCAAGGTGCGTCGCCTCTACCATAATAAAGTGCTGGCCGGTTTCGCCGGTGGTACCGCCGACGCCTTTACCCTGT contains these protein-coding regions:
- a CDS encoding methyltransferase family protein, with product MEPQCRGIMELSLFNQVFLAAFYTLVALFYTLRIKLSRPQAPSCDFVHMGSLGSLHWWNHLTFRVFRLLIWAVCVLRLLWPELDAYLLFVPLAELPIVVSMGMGLLVVGFALAIWGNLTLDGLWRSGVDESASAGIVTHSLYRYSRNPIFIGVLTGQLGFFMALPGWFSLLCMLVGWAAIVIQVRLEEVHLEAKYPCEFKAYCRQTARWFGRRIASD